Proteins encoded by one window of Candidatus Woesearchaeota archaeon:
- a CDS encoding RNA 3'-terminal phosphate cyclase has product MLYIDGSYNEGGGQILRTALALSTLTGTPFEMQHIRKGRKDSGLKNQHLHCIKVLQKYCNAKIGHAILGSNKILFIPGKIKGGKVEIDIGTAGSITLMLQSLLLPALFADKKTIFKIKGGTDVSWSPQIDYLNNVILPHLTKYAEIELRIIKRGYYPKGGGEIEIKIRPKHQLSNYSNFLELIDDFRINKPQFDLLNQGQLLQIKGISHASQDLENARVAERQANSARLELAKLDAPINIHTEYCETLSQGSGLTLWARFSLKQETDFDNPILLGADMLGTKGKSSENIGEECAQKLISEIKSQAPVDEYLADNLLPFLAINGGSIKTSKITPHTQTNMWVIEQFLGKMFKVEGNVIKV; this is encoded by the coding sequence ATGTTATATATTGATGGTTCATATAATGAAGGAGGAGGCCAAATATTAAGAACGGCACTGGCCTTATCAACTTTAACAGGCACACCTTTTGAAATGCAGCATATTAGAAAAGGAAGAAAAGATTCAGGCCTAAAAAACCAACATTTGCATTGTATCAAAGTATTGCAAAAATATTGTAATGCCAAAATAGGCCATGCAATTTTAGGTTCTAATAAAATATTATTCATTCCCGGAAAAATTAAAGGCGGAAAAGTTGAAATTGATATCGGCACAGCCGGTTCAATAACTTTAATGTTGCAATCTTTACTGCTTCCGGCATTGTTTGCAGATAAAAAGACAATATTTAAAATTAAAGGAGGCACTGACGTTTCCTGGTCACCTCAAATAGATTATCTTAATAATGTAATTCTCCCGCATTTAACCAAATATGCCGAAATAGAATTACGTATTATCAAAAGAGGTTATTATCCAAAAGGAGGGGGAGAAATCGAAATAAAAATAAGACCTAAGCATCAATTATCAAATTATTCAAATTTCCTTGAACTAATTGATGATTTCAGGATAAATAAACCTCAATTTGATCTTCTTAATCAAGGCCAGTTATTGCAAATTAAGGGTATTTCGCATGCTTCACAAGATCTAGAAAATGCAAGAGTTGCAGAAAGACAGGCAAACTCAGCAAGACTTGAACTCGCAAAACTTGATGCACCTATAAATATTCATACAGAATATTGTGAAACCCTTTCTCAGGGATCAGGCTTAACGCTCTGGGCGCGTTTCTCGCTAAAGCAAGAAACAGATTTTGACAACCCCATTTTATTAGGAGCAGACATGTTAGGGACAAAAGGTAAATCTTCAGAGAATATAGGTGAAGAATGCGCGCAAAAACTAATCTCTGAAATAAAATCACAGGCGCCCGTTGATGAATACTTGGCAGACAATTTACTTCCATTTTTAGCTATAAATGGCGGTTCTATTAAAACTTCAAAAATCACCCCGCATACTCAGACAAATATGTGGGTAATTGAACAATTTTTAGGTAAAATGTTTAAAGTTGAAGGCAACGTAATCAAGGTCTGA